Proteins from a genomic interval of Falco rusticolus isolate bFalRus1 chromosome 7, bFalRus1.pri, whole genome shotgun sequence:
- the CHD2 gene encoding chromodomain-helicase-DNA-binding protein 2 isoform X10, with protein MKKPKWKRDVSGEEEDEDGGEQGTSGESEPEPKKVKARRPAQRRTVAKTNVKKPHKPLRGKKRKRPDSSEDDDDDEDDETPKRQTRRRAAKNVSYKEDDDFETDSDDLIEMTGEGADEQQDNSETIEKVLDIRLGKKGATGASTTVYATEANGNPSADFDPEKDEGEVQYLIKWKGWSYIHSTWESEESLQQQKVKGLKKLENFKKKEEEIKQWLGKVSPEDVEYFNCQQELASELNKQYQIVERVIAVKTSKSATGHSDFPANSRKTSSNDPEYLCKWMGLPYAECSWEDEALISKKFQHCIDSFNNRNNSKTIPTRDCKVLKQRPRFVALKKQPPYIGGENLELRDYQLEGLNWLAHSWCKNNSVILADEMGLGKTIQTISFLSYLFHQHQLYGPFLVVVPLSTLTSWQREFEVWAPEINVVVYIGDLMSRNMIREYEWIHSQSKRLKFNALITTYEILLKDKAVLGSINWAFLGVDEAHRLKNDDSLLYKTLIDFKSNHRLLITGTPLQNSLKELWSLLHFIMPEKFEFWEDFEEDHGKGRENGYQSLHKVLEPFLLRRVKKDVEKSLPAKVEQILRVEMSALQKQYYKWILTRNYKALSKGTRGSTSGFLNIVMELKKCCNHCYLIKPPEENERENGLETLQSLIRSSGKLILLDKLLTRLRERGNRVLIFSQMVRMLDILAEYLTIKHYPFQRLDGSIKGEIRKQALDHFNADGSEDFCFLLSTRAGGLGINLASADTVVIFDSDWNPQNDLQAQARAHRIGQKKQVNIYRLVTKGTVEEEIIERAKKKMVLDHLVIQRMDTTGRTVLDNNSGRSNSNPFNKEELTAILKFGAEDLFKELEGEESEPQEMDIDEILRLAETRENEVSTSATDELLSQFKVANFATMEEEETELDERSQKDWDDIIPEEQRKKVEEEERQKELEEIYMLPRIRSSTKKAQTNDSESDAETKRRLQRSSASESETDDTDDEKRPKRRGRPRSVRKDTVEGFTDAEIRRFIKAYKKFGLPLERLECIARDAELVDKSVADLKRLGELIHNSCVSAMQEYEEQLKENPSEGKGPGKRRGPTIKISGVQVNVKSIIQHEEEFEMLHKSIPTDPEERKKYRLTCRVKAAHFDVDWGVEEDSRLLVGIYEHGYGNWELIKTDPELKLSDKILPVETDKKPQGKQLQTRVDYLLKLLKKDLDKKENMKDGEEGKLKKRKPRVKKENKAPKVKDEHGNELSSPRHSDNQSEEGEVKEDGLEKSPVKKKQKKKENKENKEKQTTTKKEKESDKEKKKTKDKKEKLKGGDAKSGSKGKRSQGPVHITAGSEPIPIGEDEDDDLDQETFSICKERMRPVKKALKQLDKPDKGLTVQEQLEHTRNCLLKIGDRISECLKAYTDQDHIKLWRRNLWIFVSKFTEFDARKLHKLYKMAHKKRSQEEEEQKKKEDMSSMKKPFRPEPSGSSRDSVMSQSHVPHNPHSQKIHLPPSHAQQQMHGHPRDNYGHPNKRHFSNTDRGEWQRDRKFSYGGNSNQMWGGERHHQYEQHWYKDHHYGDRRSRGEPHRSSGNYRPNNLSRKRPYEQYNSDRDHRGHRDYYDRHHHDSKRRRSDEFRPQNYHQQDFRRMSDHRPPMGYHGQGPSDHYRSFHTDKSGDYKQPLPPPHPAVSDPRSPPSQKSPHDSKSPLDHRSPLDRSLEQKNNPDYNWNIRKT; from the exons TTACAAAGAAGATGATGATTTTGAGACGGATTCTGATGACCTGATAGAGATGACTGGGGAAGGAGCTGATGAACAGCAAGACAACAGTGAAACTATTGAGAAAGTCTTAGACATCaggcttggaaaaaaaggag CCACTGGTGCTTCCACTACAGTGTATGCAACTGAAGCCAACGGCAACCCGAGCGCTGACTTTGATCCTGAAAAGGATGAGGGAGAAGTTCAGTACCTGATCAAATGGAAAGGCTGGTCATACATCCATAGCACATGGGAGAGTGAAgagtccctgcagcagcagaaagtgaAGGGCctgaaaaagctggaaaacttcaagaaaaaagaggaggagatcAAGCAATG GCTGGGCAAGGTATCACCTGAAGATGTAGAATATTTCAACTGCCAACAAGAGCTAGCTTCAGAGCTCAACAAACAATATCAAATTGTGGAGAGAGTAATTG CTGTGAAGACCAGCAAGTCTGCCACGGGACATTCGGATTTCCCAG CAAACAGTCGCAAAACATCCTCAAATGACCCGGAATACCTCTGTAAGTGGATGGGGCTGCCCTATGCCGAGTGCAGCTGGGAAGATGAGGCTCTGATAAGCAAGAAATTTCAGCACTGCATTGACAGCTTCAACAACCGCAACAACTCCAAAACCATTCCCACCCGGGATTGCAAG gtattgAAGCAGAGACCAAGGTTTGTTGCCTTGAAGAAACAGCCTCCTTACATTGGTGGGGAGAACCTGGAGCTGCGAGATTACCAGCTGGAGGGCCTCAACTGGCTCGCTCACTCGTGGTGCAA gAACAACAGCGTGATCCTGGCTGATGAAATGGGACTGGGCAAGACGATTCAGACAATATCATTCCTGTCGTACCTCTTCCATCAGCACCAGCTCTATGGCCCGTTCCTGGTGGTGGTGCCCTTGTCCACTCTCACCTCGTGGCAGAGGGAGTTTGAAGTGTGGGCACCTGAGATAAATGTGGTGGTTTACATCGGAGACCTCATGAGCAGGAACATG ATACGTGAATATGAGTGGATCCACTCTCAGTCTAAAAGGTTGAAATTCAATGCACTTATTACAACGTATGAGATTCTCCTGAAGGATAAG GCTGTTTTGGGAAGTATTAACTGGGCCTTTCTAGGCGTGGATGAAGCCCATCGGTTGAAAAATGATGACTCTTTGCTGTATAAAACATTGATTGATTTCAAGTCCAACCACAGGCTGCTGATTACCGGTACCCCACTTCAAAATTCACTCAAAGAGCTCTGGTCCCTGCTGCATTTCATCATGCCAGAGAA GTTTGAGTTCTGGGAGGATTTTGAAGAGGACCACGGGAAAGGTAGAGAGAATGGCTACCAGAGCCTTCACAAGGTCCTGGAACCATTTCTCCTACGCAGAGTGAAGAAGGATGTGGAGAAATCTTTGCCAGCCAAAGTGGAGCAGATCCTCCGGGTGGAAATGtctgctttgcagaagcagtATTACAA GTGGATTTTGACACGAAACTACAAAGCTCTTTCAAAGGGAACGAGAGGGAGCACATCTGGTTTCCTGAACATTGTGATGGAATTGAAAAAGTGCTGCAACCATTGCTACCTTATTAAACCTCCTGAGGAAAACGAGAGAGAGAATGGCCTTGAGACCCTGCAG TCTCTGATCAGGAGCAGTGGAAAGCTAATTCTTTTGGACAAGCTGCTGACCAGGCTGCGGGAGAGAGGCAACAGAGTGCTGATCTTCTCCCAGATGGTGAGGATGCTGGACATCTTGGCAGAGTACCTGACTATCAAACACTACCCTTTTCAG CGCTTGGACGGCTCGATCAAAGGGGAGATCCGAAAGCAGGCTCTGGACCACTTCAACGCTGACGGCTCTGAG GACTTCTGTTTCTTGTTGTCAACGCGAGCTGGAGGGCTGGGAATTAATCTGGCCTCTGCTGATACTGTTGTTATCTTTGACTCGGACTGGAACCCCCAAAATGATCTTCAGGCTCAGGCTCGGGCTCACCGGATTGGACAAAAGAAGCAG GTTAATATTTACCGCCTGGTCACAAAGGGTACAGTAGAGGAGGAAATCATTGAGAGGGCCAAGAAGAAAATGGTGCTGGATCACTTGGTGATCCAGCGTATGGACACCACTGGCCGGACCGTTCTGGACAACAACTCTGGACGATCAAA CTCCAATCCTTTCAACAAAGAGGAGCTGACAGCTATTCTGAAGTTTGGAGCTGAAGATCTCTTCAAGGAGCTTGAAGGGGAAGAGTCAGAGCCTCAG GAGATGGACATTGATGAGATTTTACGTCTGGCTGAAACACGAGAGAATGAGGTGTCCACCAGTGCTACTGACGAGCTTCTTTCTCAGTTTAAG GTGGCCAACTTTGCAACcatggaggaggaagagacagAGTTGGACGAGCGGTCGCAAAAGGACTGGGATGATATCATTCcagaggagcagaggaaaaaggtggaggaggaagaaaggcagaaagaattGGAGGAAATCTACATGCTGCCTCGAATCCGGAGCTCGACTAAAAAG GCTCAGACGAATGACAGTGAATCAGATGCAGAAACTAAGAGAAGGCTTCAGAGGTCATCTGCATCAGAAAGTGAGACGGACGATACTGATGatgagaagagaccaaagcGCAGGGGGCGTCCTCGGAGTGTTAGAAAAGATACTGTGGAAGGATTTACTGATGCTGAGATCAGGAG gtTTATCAAGGCTTACAAGAAGTTTGGACTGCCTCTTGAACG GCTGGAGTGTATTGCCCGGGATGCTGAGCTGGTGGATAAGTCTGTGGCTGATCTGAAACGGTTAGGAGAACTCATCCACAATAGCTGTGTGTCAGCAATGCAAGAatatgaggagcagctgaaagaaaacccCAGTGAAG GGAAAGGACCTGGTAAAAGAAGAGGTCCTACTATCAAGATTTCTGGTGTCCAAGTCAATGTGAAATCCATCATCCAGCATGAAGAGGAGTTTGAAATGCTGCATAAATCCATTCCCACAGAcccagaggaaaggaagaa GTACCGCCTGACCTGCCGTGTCAAAGCTGCCCATTTTGATGTAGACTGGGGAGTGGAGGAGGATTCACGCTTGTTAGTGGGAATTTACGAGCATGGCTATGGAAACTGGGAGCTAATTAAAACAGATCCGGAACTGAAGTTATCTGATAAG ATCCTGCCTGTTGAGACAGATAAGAAACCTCAGGGAAAACAGCTCCAGACCCGAGTTGATTATCTActgaaactgctgaagaaagatctggacaagaaagaaaacatgaaagatgGGGAAGAG GGCAAGCTAAAGAAGAGGAAACCACGAgtaaagaaagagaacaagGCTCCCAAAGTCAAAGATGAGCATGGGAATGAACTCTCCTCTCCTCGGCACTCAGACAACCAGTCAGAAGAGGGTGAGGTCAAG GAGGATGGCTTGGAAAAGAGCccagtgaaaaagaaacagaagaagaaagagaacaaagagaACAAGGAAAAACAGACTACCActaagaaggaaaaggaaagcgataaagaaaaaaagaagacaaaagacaagaaagaaaag CTTAAAGGTGGTGACGCTAAATCTGGAAGTAAAGGGAAGAGATCGCAAGGTCCTGTCCACATTACCGCTGGGAGTGAACCGATCCCCATTGGAGAAGATGAGGATGATGATCTGGACCAAGAAACATTCAGCATA TGCAAGGAAAGGATGAGACCAGTCaaaaaagcactgaagcaaCTCGATAAGCCTGATAAGGGACTGACAGTTCAAGAACAGCTGGAGCACACACGCAACTGCCTCCTAAAAATTGGAGACCGCATCTCTGAGTGCCTTAAAGCCTACACTGACCAGGATCATATCAAGCTATGGAGAAG GAACCTATGGATATTTGTGTCAAAATTCACAGAATTTGATGCCAGAAAACTGCACAAACTCTACAAGATGGCTCATAAGAAAAGATCGCAGGAAGAGGAG GAacagaagaagaaggaggacATGTCCAGCATGAAGAAGCCATTCCGCCCAGAGCCTTCAGGCTCCAGCCGCGATTCTGTGATGTCCCAGTCTCACGTGCCTCACAATCCTCATTCCCAGAAGATCCACCTGCCCCCTTCCCATGCCCAGCAGCAGATGCACGGGCACCCACGTGACAACTATGGCCATCCAAACAAGAGACATTTCAGCAATACAG ACCGAGGAGAATGGCAGAGGGATCGAAAGTTCAGCTACGGTGGCAACAGCAACCAGATGTGGGGTGGGGAGCGGCATCACCAGTATGAGCAGCACTGGTACAAGGACCACCACTATGGGGATCGGCGATCTCGTGGAGAACCCCACCGGAGCTCTGGGAACTACAGACCAAATAACCTCTCCCGCAAGAGGCCATACGAACAGTACAACAGTGACCGAGACCACAGAGGCCATCGAGATTATTACGACAG acACCATCACGATTCTAAGCGTCGACGATCCGATGAGTTCAGGCCTCAGAACTACCACCAGCAGGATTTCCGACGGATGTCAGATCACAGGCCACCCATGGGATACCATGGCCAGGGACCTTCGGACCACTACCGGTCCTTCCACACAGACAAATCGGGAGATTACAAACAGCCTCTCCCTCCACCTCACCCTGCAGTATCGGACCCTCGCTCACCCCCCTCTCAGAAATCCCCTCACGATTCCAAGTCACCTCTCGATCACAGGTCACCTTTGGATAGGTCattagaacagaaaaacaatccAGATTATAACTGGAACATTCGGAAGACATAA
- the CHD2 gene encoding chromodomain-helicase-DNA-binding protein 2 isoform X9, with protein MKKPSKWKRDVSGEEEDEDGGEQGTSGESEPEPKKVKARRPAQRRTVAKTNVKKPHKPLRGKKRKRPDSSEDDDDDEDDETPKRQTRRRAAKNVSYKEDDDFETDSDDLIEMTGEGADEQQDNSETIEKVLDIRLGKKGATGASTTVYATEANGNPSADFDPEKDEGEVQYLIKWKGWSYIHSTWESEESLQQQKVKGLKKLENFKKKEEEIKQWLGKVSPEDVEYFNCQQELASELNKQYQIVERVIAVKTSKSATGHSDFPANSRKTSSNDPEYLCKWMGLPYAECSWEDEALISKKFQHCIDSFNNRNNSKTIPTRDCKVLKQRPRFVALKKQPPYIGGENLELRDYQLEGLNWLAHSWCKNNSVILADEMGLGKTIQTISFLSYLFHQHQLYGPFLVVVPLSTLTSWQREFEVWAPEINVVVYIGDLMSRNMIREYEWIHSQSKRLKFNALITTYEILLKDKAVLGSINWAFLGVDEAHRLKNDDSLLYKTLIDFKSNHRLLITGTPLQNSLKELWSLLHFIMPEKFEFWEDFEEDHGKGRENGYQSLHKVLEPFLLRRVKKDVEKSLPAKVEQILRVEMSALQKQYYKWILTRNYKALSKGTRGSTSGFLNIVMELKKCCNHCYLIKPPEENERENGLETLQSLIRSSGKLILLDKLLTRLRERGNRVLIFSQMVRMLDILAEYLTIKHYPFQRLDGSIKGEIRKQALDHFNADGSEDFCFLLSTRAGGLGINLASADTVVIFDSDWNPQNDLQAQARAHRIGQKKQVNIYRLVTKGTVEEEIIERAKKKMVLDHLVIQRMDTTGRTVLDNNSGRSNSNPFNKEELTAILKFGAEDLFKELEGEESEPQEMDIDEILRLAETRENEVSTSATDELLSQFKVANFATMEEEETELDERSQKDWDDIIPEEQRKKVEEEERQKELEEIYMLPRIRSSTKKAQTNDSESDAETKRRLQRSSASESETDDTDDEKRPKRRGRPRSVRKDTVEGFTDAEIRRFIKAYKKFGLPLERLECIARDAELVDKSVADLKRLGELIHNSCVSAMQEYEEQLKENPSEGKGPGKRRGPTIKISGVQVNVKSIIQHEEEFEMLHKSIPTDPEERKKYRLTCRVKAAHFDVDWGVEEDSRLLVGIYEHGYGNWELIKTDPELKLSDKILPVETDKKPQGKQLQTRVDYLLKLLKKDLDKKENMKDGEEGKLKKRKPRVKKENKAPKVKDEHGNELSSPRHSDNQSEEGEVKEDGLEKSPVKKKQKKKENKENKEKQTTTKKEKESDKEKKKTKDKKEKLKGGDAKSGSKGKRSQGPVHITAGSEPIPIGEDEDDDLDQETFSICKERMRPVKKALKQLDKPDKGLTVQEQLEHTRNCLLKIGDRISECLKAYTDQDHIKLWRRNLWIFVSKFTEFDARKLHKLYKMAHKKRSQEEEEQKKKEDMSSMKKPFRPEPSGSSRDSVMSQSHVPHNPHSQKIHLPPSHAQQQMHGHPRDNYGHPNKRHFSNTDRGEWQRDRKFSYGGNSNQMWGGERHHQYEQHWYKDHHYGDRRSRGEPHRSSGNYRPNNLSRKRPYEQYNSDRDHRGHRDYYDRHHHDSKRRRSDEFRPQNYHQQDFRRMSDHRPPMGYHGQGPSDHYRSFHTDKSGDYKQPLPPPHPAVSDPRSPPSQKSPHDSKSPLDHRSPLDRSLEQKNNPDYNWNIRKT; from the exons TTACAAAGAAGATGATGATTTTGAGACGGATTCTGATGACCTGATAGAGATGACTGGGGAAGGAGCTGATGAACAGCAAGACAACAGTGAAACTATTGAGAAAGTCTTAGACATCaggcttggaaaaaaaggag CCACTGGTGCTTCCACTACAGTGTATGCAACTGAAGCCAACGGCAACCCGAGCGCTGACTTTGATCCTGAAAAGGATGAGGGAGAAGTTCAGTACCTGATCAAATGGAAAGGCTGGTCATACATCCATAGCACATGGGAGAGTGAAgagtccctgcagcagcagaaagtgaAGGGCctgaaaaagctggaaaacttcaagaaaaaagaggaggagatcAAGCAATG GCTGGGCAAGGTATCACCTGAAGATGTAGAATATTTCAACTGCCAACAAGAGCTAGCTTCAGAGCTCAACAAACAATATCAAATTGTGGAGAGAGTAATTG CTGTGAAGACCAGCAAGTCTGCCACGGGACATTCGGATTTCCCAG CAAACAGTCGCAAAACATCCTCAAATGACCCGGAATACCTCTGTAAGTGGATGGGGCTGCCCTATGCCGAGTGCAGCTGGGAAGATGAGGCTCTGATAAGCAAGAAATTTCAGCACTGCATTGACAGCTTCAACAACCGCAACAACTCCAAAACCATTCCCACCCGGGATTGCAAG gtattgAAGCAGAGACCAAGGTTTGTTGCCTTGAAGAAACAGCCTCCTTACATTGGTGGGGAGAACCTGGAGCTGCGAGATTACCAGCTGGAGGGCCTCAACTGGCTCGCTCACTCGTGGTGCAA gAACAACAGCGTGATCCTGGCTGATGAAATGGGACTGGGCAAGACGATTCAGACAATATCATTCCTGTCGTACCTCTTCCATCAGCACCAGCTCTATGGCCCGTTCCTGGTGGTGGTGCCCTTGTCCACTCTCACCTCGTGGCAGAGGGAGTTTGAAGTGTGGGCACCTGAGATAAATGTGGTGGTTTACATCGGAGACCTCATGAGCAGGAACATG ATACGTGAATATGAGTGGATCCACTCTCAGTCTAAAAGGTTGAAATTCAATGCACTTATTACAACGTATGAGATTCTCCTGAAGGATAAG GCTGTTTTGGGAAGTATTAACTGGGCCTTTCTAGGCGTGGATGAAGCCCATCGGTTGAAAAATGATGACTCTTTGCTGTATAAAACATTGATTGATTTCAAGTCCAACCACAGGCTGCTGATTACCGGTACCCCACTTCAAAATTCACTCAAAGAGCTCTGGTCCCTGCTGCATTTCATCATGCCAGAGAA GTTTGAGTTCTGGGAGGATTTTGAAGAGGACCACGGGAAAGGTAGAGAGAATGGCTACCAGAGCCTTCACAAGGTCCTGGAACCATTTCTCCTACGCAGAGTGAAGAAGGATGTGGAGAAATCTTTGCCAGCCAAAGTGGAGCAGATCCTCCGGGTGGAAATGtctgctttgcagaagcagtATTACAA GTGGATTTTGACACGAAACTACAAAGCTCTTTCAAAGGGAACGAGAGGGAGCACATCTGGTTTCCTGAACATTGTGATGGAATTGAAAAAGTGCTGCAACCATTGCTACCTTATTAAACCTCCTGAGGAAAACGAGAGAGAGAATGGCCTTGAGACCCTGCAG TCTCTGATCAGGAGCAGTGGAAAGCTAATTCTTTTGGACAAGCTGCTGACCAGGCTGCGGGAGAGAGGCAACAGAGTGCTGATCTTCTCCCAGATGGTGAGGATGCTGGACATCTTGGCAGAGTACCTGACTATCAAACACTACCCTTTTCAG CGCTTGGACGGCTCGATCAAAGGGGAGATCCGAAAGCAGGCTCTGGACCACTTCAACGCTGACGGCTCTGAG GACTTCTGTTTCTTGTTGTCAACGCGAGCTGGAGGGCTGGGAATTAATCTGGCCTCTGCTGATACTGTTGTTATCTTTGACTCGGACTGGAACCCCCAAAATGATCTTCAGGCTCAGGCTCGGGCTCACCGGATTGGACAAAAGAAGCAG GTTAATATTTACCGCCTGGTCACAAAGGGTACAGTAGAGGAGGAAATCATTGAGAGGGCCAAGAAGAAAATGGTGCTGGATCACTTGGTGATCCAGCGTATGGACACCACTGGCCGGACCGTTCTGGACAACAACTCTGGACGATCAAA CTCCAATCCTTTCAACAAAGAGGAGCTGACAGCTATTCTGAAGTTTGGAGCTGAAGATCTCTTCAAGGAGCTTGAAGGGGAAGAGTCAGAGCCTCAG GAGATGGACATTGATGAGATTTTACGTCTGGCTGAAACACGAGAGAATGAGGTGTCCACCAGTGCTACTGACGAGCTTCTTTCTCAGTTTAAG GTGGCCAACTTTGCAACcatggaggaggaagagacagAGTTGGACGAGCGGTCGCAAAAGGACTGGGATGATATCATTCcagaggagcagaggaaaaaggtggaggaggaagaaaggcagaaagaattGGAGGAAATCTACATGCTGCCTCGAATCCGGAGCTCGACTAAAAAG GCTCAGACGAATGACAGTGAATCAGATGCAGAAACTAAGAGAAGGCTTCAGAGGTCATCTGCATCAGAAAGTGAGACGGACGATACTGATGatgagaagagaccaaagcGCAGGGGGCGTCCTCGGAGTGTTAGAAAAGATACTGTGGAAGGATTTACTGATGCTGAGATCAGGAG gtTTATCAAGGCTTACAAGAAGTTTGGACTGCCTCTTGAACG GCTGGAGTGTATTGCCCGGGATGCTGAGCTGGTGGATAAGTCTGTGGCTGATCTGAAACGGTTAGGAGAACTCATCCACAATAGCTGTGTGTCAGCAATGCAAGAatatgaggagcagctgaaagaaaacccCAGTGAAG GGAAAGGACCTGGTAAAAGAAGAGGTCCTACTATCAAGATTTCTGGTGTCCAAGTCAATGTGAAATCCATCATCCAGCATGAAGAGGAGTTTGAAATGCTGCATAAATCCATTCCCACAGAcccagaggaaaggaagaa GTACCGCCTGACCTGCCGTGTCAAAGCTGCCCATTTTGATGTAGACTGGGGAGTGGAGGAGGATTCACGCTTGTTAGTGGGAATTTACGAGCATGGCTATGGAAACTGGGAGCTAATTAAAACAGATCCGGAACTGAAGTTATCTGATAAG ATCCTGCCTGTTGAGACAGATAAGAAACCTCAGGGAAAACAGCTCCAGACCCGAGTTGATTATCTActgaaactgctgaagaaagatctggacaagaaagaaaacatgaaagatgGGGAAGAG GGCAAGCTAAAGAAGAGGAAACCACGAgtaaagaaagagaacaagGCTCCCAAAGTCAAAGATGAGCATGGGAATGAACTCTCCTCTCCTCGGCACTCAGACAACCAGTCAGAAGAGGGTGAGGTCAAG GAGGATGGCTTGGAAAAGAGCccagtgaaaaagaaacagaagaagaaagagaacaaagagaACAAGGAAAAACAGACTACCActaagaaggaaaaggaaagcgataaagaaaaaaagaagacaaaagacaagaaagaaaag CTTAAAGGTGGTGACGCTAAATCTGGAAGTAAAGGGAAGAGATCGCAAGGTCCTGTCCACATTACCGCTGGGAGTGAACCGATCCCCATTGGAGAAGATGAGGATGATGATCTGGACCAAGAAACATTCAGCATA TGCAAGGAAAGGATGAGACCAGTCaaaaaagcactgaagcaaCTCGATAAGCCTGATAAGGGACTGACAGTTCAAGAACAGCTGGAGCACACACGCAACTGCCTCCTAAAAATTGGAGACCGCATCTCTGAGTGCCTTAAAGCCTACACTGACCAGGATCATATCAAGCTATGGAGAAG GAACCTATGGATATTTGTGTCAAAATTCACAGAATTTGATGCCAGAAAACTGCACAAACTCTACAAGATGGCTCATAAGAAAAGATCGCAGGAAGAGGAG GAacagaagaagaaggaggacATGTCCAGCATGAAGAAGCCATTCCGCCCAGAGCCTTCAGGCTCCAGCCGCGATTCTGTGATGTCCCAGTCTCACGTGCCTCACAATCCTCATTCCCAGAAGATCCACCTGCCCCCTTCCCATGCCCAGCAGCAGATGCACGGGCACCCACGTGACAACTATGGCCATCCAAACAAGAGACATTTCAGCAATACAG ACCGAGGAGAATGGCAGAGGGATCGAAAGTTCAGCTACGGTGGCAACAGCAACCAGATGTGGGGTGGGGAGCGGCATCACCAGTATGAGCAGCACTGGTACAAGGACCACCACTATGGGGATCGGCGATCTCGTGGAGAACCCCACCGGAGCTCTGGGAACTACAGACCAAATAACCTCTCCCGCAAGAGGCCATACGAACAGTACAACAGTGACCGAGACCACAGAGGCCATCGAGATTATTACGACAG acACCATCACGATTCTAAGCGTCGACGATCCGATGAGTTCAGGCCTCAGAACTACCACCAGCAGGATTTCCGACGGATGTCAGATCACAGGCCACCCATGGGATACCATGGCCAGGGACCTTCGGACCACTACCGGTCCTTCCACACAGACAAATCGGGAGATTACAAACAGCCTCTCCCTCCACCTCACCCTGCAGTATCGGACCCTCGCTCACCCCCCTCTCAGAAATCCCCTCACGATTCCAAGTCACCTCTCGATCACAGGTCACCTTTGGATAGGTCattagaacagaaaaacaatccAGATTATAACTGGAACATTCGGAAGACATAA